In Myripristis murdjan chromosome 9, fMyrMur1.1, whole genome shotgun sequence, the following proteins share a genomic window:
- the rimoc1 gene encoding RAB7A-interacting MON1-CCZ1 complex subunit 1, translating to MADDYRRQGFELERRIFELDIKCSSLRTEKQDDDYLQNASVILDKLKSFYRQGGESSSLPKLLQDYTQVILDITFYEENKLVDQEFPEDCSPFKIQQLLQDLTEPEVLAGRLAPAQEVQSVLGLELLECLYWRRGALLYMYCHTLHQRKQWIKKNKDTFLKCIQEGVRYLMRMLQVRNSVKLNDGVVLHDTTTANFLSEGIFSDTHLLTMMYIGEMCFWAVKYEDCSVDTMERKEDRLQFRDIGTQILNKYVLACEGPLQGQGWNTENAKEILSILQ from the exons ATGGCCGACGACTACAGACGACAAGGTTTCGAGCTGGAGAGAAGGATATTTGAGTTGGATATTAAGTGCTCGAGTCTCCGAACGGAAAAACAAG ATGATGACTATTTACAGAACGCGTCTGTCATACTAGACAAGTTGAAAAGCTTTTACAGACAAGGAGGGGAAAGTAGCAGTCTTCCCAAGCTGCTCCAGGATTACACACAG GTTATCCTAGACATCACATTCTATGAAGAGAATAAACTGGTGGACCAGGAATTCCCTGAGGACTGTTCACCATTCAAaatccagcagctgctgcaggacctTACTGAGCCAGAGGTCTTGGCAGGGAGACTGGCACCGGCACAagag GTGCAGTCTGTGTTGGGCCTGGAGCTTTTAGAATGCCTCTATTGGAGACGTGGAGCACTGCTGTATATGTACTGCCACACCCTTCACCAGCGTAAACAGTGGATCAAGAAGAACAAGGACACATTCCTCAAG TGTATTCAGGAGGGTGTGCGCTACCTGATGCGGATGCTGCAGGTGAGAAACTCTGTGAAGCTCAACGATGGGGTGGTGCTCCATGACACCACTACAGCCAACTTCCTGTCTGAAG GCATCTTCTCAGACACCCACCTGTTGACGATGATGTACATTGGGGAAATGTGCTTCTGGGCAGTAAAGTACGAGGACTGCAGTGTTGATACTATGGAACGCAAGGAAGATCGCCTCCAGTTCCGGGACATTGGCACACAGATCCTCAACAAATATGTGCTGGCCTGCGAGGGTCCTCTACAGGGCCAGGGTTGGAACACAGAGAATGCCAAGGAGATCCTTAGTATCTTACAGTGA
- the fbxo4 gene encoding F-box only protein 4, whose translation MAGKMQQFNESVVIRSLRRFRDRYIPSGGKVVHGAAPVAHTGGDDSSLAFMDSLPVDVQFLIMTLLSPVDICHLGATSHYWRAMIRDQLLWRYFLLRDMPRWTSIDHVSMPRLQSLDAPLSSEEQSLEDGEESGDTEKGPKHDYMAEYLRGCPACRQRWLPPRPPYEVVTSFLQSLVPSAEPRYAMYGPGMEELDVSMVTRLMHAPDVLPVSGIPQRQINGVGSGISYIFNNQHKFNILTLYSTNRAERERARVEQQRVSNKLFTSEGTDQSGCPVFSPAPQVQEVCQVVDGFIYVANAERDERGEMETEAAQIRAVVSSAWGSASRPLLVLSCIATEDPEVVNTTSLGSSGTRTRGRRKTPCVDMAKRLCLPQLPNPWMVQDTVAESLSGLLDGVSWLLKCSGVKLYSS comes from the exons ATGGCAGGGAAGATGCAGCAGTTCAACGAGTCTGTGGTGATCCGCAGCCTGAGGAGGTTCAGAGACAGATACATCCCCAGCGGAGGTAAAGTTGTACATGGTGCAGCGCCTGTTGCGCACACCGGGGGAGACGACTCATCGCTGGCCTTTATGGACAGCTTACCG GTGGATGTACAGTTCCTGATCATGACCCTGCTGTCCCCTGTGGATATCTGTCATCTGGGAGCCACCAGTCACTATTGGAGAGCCATGATTAGAGATCAGCTGCTGTGGAGGTACTTCCTGCTCAGGGACATGCCGCGTTGGACCTCCATAGACCATGTGAGCATGCCCAGACTGCAGTCACTGGATGCCCCGCTGAGTAGTGAAGAGCAAAGcctggaggatggagaggagtcaggagacacagagaaagggcCCAAACATGACTACATGGCTGA ATACCTGAGGGGCTGCCCTGCCTGCAGACAACGATGGCTACCTCCACGGCCTCCGTATGAGGTTGTGACGTCATTCCTTCAGTCTCTGGTGCCATCAGCCGAGCCACGTTATGCCATGTACGGCCCCGGCATGGAGGAGCTGGATGTCTCTATGGTGACAAGGCTCATGCATGCCCCAGATGTACTTCCTGTGTCCGGGATTCCCCAGCGACAGATAAATG GAGTTGGCTCAGGGATAAGTTACATCTTCAACAACCAACACAAATTCAATATCCTGACTCTCTATTCAACCAACAG GGCAGAAAGGGAAAGAGCCAgagtggagcagcagagggtCAGTAATAAGCTCTTTACCTCTGAAGGAACAGATCAGTCAGGGTGCCCAGTCTTCAGCCCGGCCCCTCAGGTCCAAGAGGTGTGCCAGGTCGTGGATGGCTTCATCTATGTAGCCAACGCAGAGCGTGATGAGAGAG GTGAGATGGAAACAGAGGCAGCTCAAATCCGGGCTGTTGTGAGCTCTGCCTGGGGCTCAGCCTCCAGGCCTCTCCTGGTGCTCTCCTGTATCGCCACAGAAGATCCAGAAGTAGTTAATACTACTAGTCTGGGATCTAGTGGCACCAGAACCAGAGGTAGGCGTAAAACCCCCTGTGTGGACATGGCAAAGAGACTCTGCCTACCCCAACTGCCTAATCCCTGGATG GTGCAGGACACCGTGGCAGAGTCTTTGTCAGGTCTTCTAGATGGCGTTTCCTGGTTGCTGAAGTGTTCAGGGGTCAAACTGTACAGTAGCTAA